AAAACTAATGTCAGCTACAATCTTTTAAATGATGTAAGTTATAAAGTTTTGTCAACTGTATACAGAAGACGACCGAGGTTAGAAATAGAATCAATCCAAACATGCCTAAATGTCCATGATTTTATACATACAGCTTAAAATCTAATCTACTTTTCAAAtattgcttattttcaatttgatggtTTTAGCATAGTTAACAATCACGAACAAAATAGGTACCTCAGCCGTCCCTGCATAACTTGGGAATGAAACTTTTCTGTCATTTTGACCTTCCAGAAAATGTAACATGAAGTTAGTGACGTGTTAAAAGTTAATGTTAATTTTTTTGTGCATCTCATGTTGATGAGTAATTTGACAGTGGAACAGATTGGAGACCATGCTCCTCCATTGGTCAGTCTGAGCCCACTCCCTCCTTGACTGGTTTCAGATCTTAAATTAAACGTTTATTAAACACATTTCGGTATTGACTAATTGTTGTACATACAACGATGAAGAAACTAGTCAATAACCAACATGGTCTAGTGATGGACTAAATCTCATAAAAAATCTCTTGATGCACGTAAAGTGTAAAATAACAACTTTGCAACTTTTTAATACTTGTATGACTAACAGTTTTGCCCTTTCCAGACctaacattattaaaaattgacatTAAATATGATCTAATGTGAGTTTGtaagggtggccactaacgataCTGCATGTCTTTCAAACATGTCTGTACAGACTTTTTATGTCTTCGGCAAAAGGCTTCAAGCTAAGATCAGCTGTTTTACGGCAGTTATATAAGTCTGTAGCCTACAGACATTTTTGACAGACATGCAGTATCGTTATTGGCCGGCTCAGATTATATAAAAACGTGCAATAAGAAATACAATCCCAAATATAGTTTTAGATATTGTTTTCTAAATTGAAAAagatttgtataaattcatacatattttgatttgattaaaagtTTTTATTGAAGATATTGCAGTTGAACTTTACTACTACCACAACACGAATTATTGGGAAGTTGAAGGCTAAGAGCGCTTGCGACTGGCGTGAAATGCGTTCGTTCACGGCAGTAAGGATATCTTTCCTTCCAGCTGCTTTCTCCAAATTTGCTCATCTCTTATTTACATTATTGACAAACACATCTCTATGGATCAAACTCAATGGAAAAGTGACTAGTAGCTTGATAAATGATAATACTTAGAAATATTTGGTGAACGAGTTGATCTATCCAAAGCAGTTGACAAGTGGAGATAAGAATCCATGTACTCTATAATACTCTCATAGGAATACAATGTGCATTCTTCTATGAACTCTCATAGATAGTAGTCTTATAGTATGGAGAGTTGAGGTGTAGATTGGAATCCAAGTACTCACATAGAAGAACTATGTACTCTCTCGTAGTGGTGAATCTATCCCTATCAATATGGATATATCTATACTCGCATAGAAGTACTATGTACTCTCATAGTGGGGATCTACGCCTATCAATATAGATATGGATAGAGTATTTTGATAGGGATACGCGAACTGTTAAATTATCATAGAAATCACTAGAAGTACCCTCtatatacttttttatttaaacacTAAGTACTAGTTTCAGCAAAAATATTTcgacacttgaaaatgacatgaGAGCTAAAACTAGTGgtgtttaaataaaaaagtatagaCAATGTACTAGtgatttctataaaaattaattagatATATCTATCAATCTAGGGATAGATAGAAGTCTCATAATTATGTATTTAAGCATCCAACTCAATGAACAGCATCTAGTAGCTTGAGAAATGATGATACATGGAAATATTTGGCGAATGAGTAACTCTAGCTGAACCAGTAGCAAGGTATGGAGCGGCAGGGGGTGGAGAGGGATAGTTTTGGTAGGCAGGAGGTGgtggaggcggaggaggaggcggaggcGTAGAGACGCCCCTGAGGCCGGCGTCCATCATGTGATGGTGGTTTGCACCACGCGACGCTAGGGACAAATCGATGCTGTGACTGAGGTTGACAACGCGAAGGACGTCGGCCGAGTGAGCGGCGTACGAGTAGTGGGGGTAGCGGGAGACAAATCCGTGATGGTAAATGCCCGCACGTGACATGTCCACACCTTCACACTCGAAACTGTCACTGCGCTCCTCCTGTGCGTCGTACTTGTAGCCGGTGTGTAGGTCGAGTTGCAGCGACTTGTGTTTCAGGCCGACGCTGAGATTCTGAACGGCGTTGTCGTTGTCATCGCTGCTCGAGTAGGACTCGTCAGGGCGTCGCGGTTGCGAGTCGTAACCTCGCGCCTCCGGGTAGGCGTCGATTGGCGACAGATGCAGCTCAAAGTGCGGCTGCAGTCGCTCGGGCAACATGTAGCCGCTGACTGGATGCGCGCGCACTGCGGCCGGCGACGCACAGCCGTACTGGTCCCCCGGGTGACACATCGAGTAATCCTTGGACACGTCTCGGTGTGCATCCATCCGCTCAACATTCCCGTGCAGCATAGGAAACAACGGGTCGGGCGACAGTTTGTTCCCCCTAAACGACATTTCGATATCTTTCTCGGCTGCGTCTAGAGCAGCTTCGACTAAGAGACTGGCGTTGGAGGACTCGGGTTTTGCGTCACCAGCAAACCTGTAGAAGCCCGGGTCTGCGTCCCTCGGCTGCTGGCTGGTGTTGTCTGGACTAACCACCCTTACCCCCTCCTCCACCCACTCGTCCCTCTCTTGGTCACATGGGTCCAGCCTCTCGTCGTAGCCAGCTAGCTCTTCCTCCTGCTCCTCGACCGAATGTGGCGAGGAATACTGCCTGTAATCGTCTACTTGTTCGATTTCAATTTGCTGATCGTCCATATCTCCATCATCGATAGCTGCAACAAACATAATATTGTATAGAATACAGTTAAGTAATAcaatacagtatacagtattaTATGAAATACAGTATACATCATTTATTCCATAAATTATGGAAGCAATGATTTCCATGAcggaaaactttgaaacttcaatattttgattatctCGTTGATTCACCGTTTTCTGTTAGTCTTTGATACGTTTACAAGAATATGTTACAATTGACCTTTCAGTTTCGAAATTATGAGAATTTCTGGTTATGCAGATAAATTGAGAGCCAATAATAACAAGTTCACCATGCTAACATGAGATTGTAATTATTTATGTGCTATAAcataaacattaattaaaaatgttcaatgaatAGACTTAAATGCAgagacttctgcaactgcaatTATTGCAATTAAACTGCATAGGATTCTATATGCTGTCAATCAATTAGGAAGTCTAATCAACTAGGAAAATCTAGGAATGCTAAGAATACATCCAGGAAAAAATCTAGGAATACAGGAATATTCTTGGAGTGAGAATCAACCCCAGCATAtccataatattcttgtgaaGTATATCCATCTTAATATTGTTACTTTGTTTATTATAGTTATCAAgttaataaatttcataaatatgATGTGAAGGGGGAAACTAATTTAAGATAAAACATTAATTTCCcaagaattgaattttattttgtgacAGAAAAAGGACTGGCACCTCGTAATAGCTTTAAACTACAGGAGTATACAATTTATCGAGAGACAAACTATCAAAAATGTAACCAACCAGGACTGGAGCAGCAGCTATTGGCATCGGTGCTTGCGTTGGCAGTGACGTCAAGATCGCCTTGGTCATCTTGCCTCTCCCCCGCATACGCGTCGAACGTGTAGGCAACTGATCGCTCGATGGTCGGCATCTTGTTGTCAGCATAGCCGTGCACCTTCTTGTAGTGCAGCTGCAGGCACTGCTTCGTTGTGAAGGCCGCCAAACACCCGTTCTGCTGGCATCTGCAACATTCACACTGTTAATGCCGCATCCACACGTTGATCCAATGCGTACAAATGACGATCATCGCCAGAGtatggatgggtggtttgctaGCGCTGGCCTTCGTTGGGCAAATGAAGGCCAGTGAAGACCAGCGCTAGCAAACCACTAATCCACACTTGTTAACCAATGCGTGCTGTTTCCTGTTTTGTCGTCTTCTCTGCTGTTTCGGTTCAGATGCTGCAGAGGCTCTACTAGAGCCTCTATAATGTCACTAGACCTGAGCcaagccaggtcactcgatattattattatcattaccaTTCAGTATTACATACAATACCACGCTAATAAAGCTATTACTTCCAATTCAGCACTTTAAACGCCTTCGAGCTGaagctattattttttctatctttagtttcaatatttatcatcataataaattttgttattattcttttaaatttcattattattcatagtaTGTGATTTCTTTCATTATTGTTAGTGTTTTGCTTTCTGTCTGATAGTttgcgactcctccctgcacatGGACAAATCATCCATGCAGGGAGAAAATTAATGTAATTCATAGCACctctattttgtaaatttatcatattaattttatgaataaactaatttgaatatgaatttttctgtgtaattgaGTTGCTATAGGCCAACTACAATCTACAATCTAACTAATAAGTAATGTATGTTATACTTCAAGTTTTAAACTTTGTAATTATcattaaggataaataaattagaatttgatttgaagccgactactgtctattattactgatttcgccgggtgagagtgtaagaacacTACATCTTCAGAGAcaaccagtgtcacatagctgcacaaaaaagaactactaggactatcggcttcagtttaAAGTGTTTAACATAAATGctctatatcatgggatatctttttatgctttattttctctatggtatcaccaaagatgatacagtatcaactcaatatggtacagtatcaatttaacttgatacacaataccataatttgatacaaattatcttcttatgctatattttctctatggtatcaccataaatgatacagtatcaattcaatatgatacagtatcatcttaaagtgatacacaacaccattatttgatacaaatgatctttttatgctatattttctctatggtatcatcaTAAATGACACAGCATCAACTCAATATGATAAAGTATAATCTTAACTtaatacacaacaccataatttgatacaaattgTCTACAtaagctatattttctctatggtaccaccataaatgatacagtatcaattcaatatgatacagtatcatcttaacgtgatacacaacaccattaTTTGATACAAATTATCTTTTTATGCTATATTATCTCTATAGTAtcatcataaatgatacagcATCAACTCAATATGATATAGTATAAtcttaacttgatacacaacaccataatctGATACAAATtgtcttcttatgctatattttctcgacggtatcaccataaatgatacagtatcaactcaatatgatacagtatcatcttaacttgatacacaaccaGATAAACCAGTTTACTTAGATGAAAATTTAACTCCCTACTATAAGAAACTCCTATACGAGGCAAAACAGTTcactaagaagaagaatttcaaatttgcatGGTCAAGAGATGGAAAGATCTACATACGGAAGCAGGAAAATACTAGAACACTAAGAATTCGGAACGTGAATGATCTTCTCGAAATTGGTAATGgcgaaaaaactttgaaaaaacaacaCCATGATTCGATAAAAATTTTTCTATACATTATCATTACATTGTAatgtttgaaattgaatgattcTAAATTTTCGTGGTTGTTTTGTCTAGATGTACGGAGAGTGGCGGTGGTCAAGCAGTTGTGGATTGCTCAATTTCAATAGTTACAAGACATCAGCTGAGCTTACTTGAAAGGCTTGATGCCGGAGTGAGTGAGCATGTGTATTTTGAGGTTGGACTTGTTCTGGAAGAGCTTGCCGCACTTGTCACAAGTGCACGAGCAGAGCATCGCCTTGTGGTGCACCTCCTTCGTGTGCCGCTGCAGCGCCGCTCGCGAGCCAAGGATCTTCAGACATCTCTTGCACTGGAACTCCTTCAACACTTCCGAGATTtctaaaacaaaacaaattcaaactaaAAAAAGGAGTGAACTGTGTAGCCACGAAACCATAGTCCTGTACCATAAATAAATGTACAATTGACAAAATCTGTGTTTTGTACAATTGTTGATGATTTGGAACCAAATCAATGTCTCTAGAgagaaaatattgagaaaattccattatcaagtaggtgattgaatactgtttttatactagtagtttcTCTCTTATTCCAGTGAAATAATTTTCACAAGCGCACGTTATGTTATCCAAGTTCATTGTAAattgtactatagtgaggtccacgttataattgcagagGAGAAcgataggaaaacaacgttgccgatcttctgtcttgtcaatgccttctatagagggtaactgatacaggtttattgatgtaatattaactgttcttctcgtttaaaaaaagcaattaaatttttcaataatttcataattaaaatgaaatattttgttaattaattaataattctacattgttaaaagacggtctggcaacagagcaaagtgagaaagagatagcgctatccgctttgttgaatgatagacaaggatagaaacaccattgctaatcaaacactgccattataacgtggaacttaCTATAGTATTTGAGTCCAATATACAGTGGCTGTTCATTATTGTGTTGTATAAACCctgtttttattgtgttttattataTTGTGTTGACCTGCCTATATATCAAATTctgatattctatttttattcttttataatgttaaaaatctgAATTCCAAAATAGCAAATTTTAGGCAAAAATTTCCcactagtttcagatattttctttttttgccGAGGATGGTGTATATATGAACCCTCAGCTTGAGTGTATTATAAGGAAAATTTAGTAGGCTACATATTAAGGATGGTGATGTGAAATACAATGTTATAAATTGTCCTATGAGATGGTAGCAGTTATTTGGAATAACTACTACCAAGAATAAATAGTATATGAATtcgattgatgaaattattgtaaaatatatacgTTCATGATATTTCGTGATACATAATACATGAGCTAGATTGATTGTAGAATTTGAAAGAAGTATAAATCATATTTcaaattacattaataattattattgagaattaATAAGTTTTACaacttgtaatattttgttagaAAGAAGGATAATTACCACTATGCATTCTTTTGATGTGGATCTTCAGTTTCTGAGGCTGACAAAACTTTCTCCCACAGTAATCACATAGAGGCCGCGTTCGATGTGGATTCAGAGAGCAGCCGTAGGTTCGATGCATCTCCAGATAGTTCAGTCTCAGGAAAAACTGTCAATACAACGAAACAATGAAGTACggtaattttatatttgttgttCAATTTAACGGGTTATCTTATACAGAAAGTTGATAATTATGCATgcttttaattatatttttcttggAGCCAATATAACGGAAATTTAATAGCATTTAATATGGAATATGCATTAGCTATAGCAAAGGCTGAACGTAGATGAATAACGGCTTATTGTACATAGGAAAGCATGATGtttaaaaattcatttcagTATCAAGTTTGCAGGAAGATTATTCCCATATTGTAGGAAATGAGGTATTAGGAAGAACTCTCATACATCatctgttttttattttagcTAACTtacaacacaaaaaataatacagatagACTAAAGACTAAAAAAATCTCAAAACTCAAATTTAGTGAATCATATTTAAGAAAAGctgaaatataatgaattattctaGTGAAATTAGAGACACCGAAATACCTTATCACCTGCTAATACATATAATTTAATGTGACAGGCATCAGTACATGATCAGGAAATTCATCTCCTGTATTCATACATGTTTTTCCATACTATTATTGTTTATCGCTAAGTGATGGTGATGCCAACTCTTAGACAATGAATAAGTAGccaaagaaaaattaaaaatagaaaccaTCAAGTTCtaatcaaaattgaatcttTTCTATAAAGTAAATTATTCTCGTAAATTCAATCCTAAGCTAGCATACCTTCTTGCAAAACTGGCATTGATAAGCGCCCTTTCCATCATGATTATTGGCAGCATGCTTCATGATGTTCTCCTTTCCAAGTactgacaatccacatatcttGCAATGGTACTTTCTGATCGTCAAACTGAAATTAGGATCATGGAAGACAGAGCAATGCCGGTGGTAATAGATGGTATGCGCAAACTGCAGATTGCAACCTCCACAATCTGAAAATGTAACAATCCATTAGAAAACAGTAATTAAATAATCAACAACTAGGACAAACACAGTGGAAAGATTGATTTTCTAAATTGAATGACGCTGCGAAGATAACataaaaactataaacaaaTCCCCCATCCCATCCTTTCATATCTACCGTCTATTTACTTTTCCTGATACCTTTTTCaccttctcaaggattgaaggttttcctagtacatggatatccatagttggaaaaacccttcaatcttccatcctttttttacaccactttctttttattttgttttaatgtgtattgttgttgttgattgCATGCATTCTTTTTGTTAATATCTGTATTAaacttgtgtgtgtgtgtgtgtgtgtgtgtgtgtgtgttgtgtgtgtgtgtgtgtgtgtgtgtgtgtgtgtgtgtgtgtgtgtgtgtgtaaaaagaaatagattgaattgaattgaaaagaaTTATACATCACTAGAGgtgaaattattaattattattatttgaaacacttgcaacatttttcattatgaaaaaattattagtatGACGGTGAATAAGGCAAAGTAACGAGATAATTGAAATCCgcatacaataattaaatttcattcaCATGTAAACCAATACTTAGCAGACATGTAACATTCTCCAGAGCATTCTTCGATGTTATCTGTATGACTGCTATCGCTTGTATAGCGTAATGAGACAATTTTcacataatttttaaatttaataattatttcctgtGTCGACTGATGTGAAACTGGTTTTCCTCGTAGATTTTCATTCATAGATTGAGAAAATCTCATTCTGAAACTTGCCAACTGAGatatgaatgttcaaattatcataatattgacaataataataggtgcatgatcaaaaataaatactaataataagcttcaaaaaaaattgaaagaaaatgaaagaaaagatcaatcactaaaattattgtacaagtagaaataaacaaattgataaCATTACAGTACTGCAATCTAGAAATGTAAGCCTTTAGAGTTAGAACCAATGATGAAGACAAAGAACCAATGATGAAGACAACTACTCTTATGTCAGaagtacaatattataatttaaggTTTGTTGCTTGAGTCTTTGACTTGGGGTGAATTGCAAACAAGCTGTTTATTGAAGACACCAAGCGGTCGTTACTAAAATTATTATCTAGCCTCTTGGACAACTTCCTATCGTCAGAACAAAAACTACAAAGTAACAATAGAATAAAGTAAAGTAAACgtagaagaaaataaaacaaaagtaTTACAAAGTAAATCAgtactaaaaataaaaaattaaggagaaaataaataaaatgaaatgaattacaTAAATGAAATGGCGAGCAAAAGAATCGAAGGAGTAGAGGTAATCACTACTTGTTTTGGTGATTTTCTTGGCGACCCAGGCGGCGTGGTGTTGCGTGGAGGTCCAGTAGAGCAGCTCCTGGCCTGCGGCGAGGGGGGTGGTGGTGACAAAGTAGAGCTTGTCGGCCATTTGCATTGCGACCAGGTTGCGCGTGTCGCGGCTGGGCGCCGGTCGCAGCCAACGCACCCAGTTGCCCCCCTCTGTGTTCACGTACGCGCATGTGCCCGCCTCATCCGACAACATCTGCACACAAATGATTCATTTAACAAACCAATAGGCTACAATGGAAACAAGTAACAGACATAGCCAAAAACAATTTTCATCCTTTTCCCagttttgataaattttctaaatatttatgAATCGTATAGGAATTGCTAGTAcactttttatacttttttacaTGAGCACAACTAGTTTTGAGTAATGTAAAAATGTGTTTCTGTGAAAAAGTATAAAACGGTTACTATTAATTTCAAGTAGCCATATTGAAATACTCTATTGATGAAtccatgaaaattgaaatacaatttcacataaaatatcatctgaataaaaatagtatatttttggACAGGAAATTGAACTAGAAAACACTCACGAAAATAACCTTTTTTGTGGAACATTAAAATTGAAGTTCTTGTTATGCTGCATCTACATGTTAGCCCAAAGAAGGCTTATGTCGGCCAGCGCCAGAGTCTTGATGTGTGGTTTGTcagcgctggccttcattgAACTACGTTGGGTTACCAGCCTGGGCCAACCTATAGATGCGGCATAAAGGAAACAATATGTGGGTTTTTACCTGCAGCTGGCCtgcaatattttcaatagttttgtaTAGGAATAAATAATTACATATAATTACAAGTGCCCTTATTTTTTTCAAGCGAAAATGAGTGAACGAgtaatattatgatgtaattAAACTGTCATGTTTGTCCAAGTTAGTCCTTTTGAAATGAACGATAAAAGAATAACTATTTTAATAAAGATAGTTAATGGTTGGTTAACTGACCTCCCAAACGTGTTTCATGGAGCAGTCATCAGGAATTTCCATCTGCTTGATGGGGCGACCGACGAGAGGGCCAAACCGCGTGAAAGCGGGGACAGGCTGACGTGTGACCACACCCAAGCCGTGTTCCGAATCGGTGACTCGAGTCTCCAGACAGGAGGGCAACGAGGCATGCGCAAACGACACGTCGCGAGTCTCACACGAGTCTGACTCGCGAGCCTCACTCGTGTCAGACTCCCCCGAATACTGTTCCCAACTGAGCGCATCCTCCACTACACTCTGCGGACTCCTCAGCGGACAGCTGTTCTGCGCATGTCTCGAGTCACAATCACCGCACACTTTGATGGTCATCGCCAATGGAGTGGGGTCATCATCGACACTTGGCTCTGTCTTCAAATCAACACCATCAGCTGGTAAGAGAGCATCCCGGTGAGGGACACCTGAATCAATGTTGCTCCTCCAATCCACTCGTCCAGTGATGGTTGGTCGTTCATCAGATGCAGTCTCTTCTTTCCTCCTATGGAACACAAAACAACATAGGATTAGATCACTTTATTCAAGTAGTTTACAAATCATTTTTGCTAAGTATCATGAGTAGGCTATGAATAGGCAAGTGATATTATTCTTTGAAgctttttaaaaaattagtaATTATCCAACAATATAATCCGATGAAATACTTTTAGGAGCAATGCTATCAAATTACTCGATATTAATAAGAAGTTATTGGCTACTCCAGCTTTAGGTTTTATGTCAagtgatataaataaaatgatacgaGATAAGAAAAGTTTCTATAGTAGGATGTGTTcagccaatacctactattacttcagtaatagtaggtattggttcatCACTCTTTTAATGTATCTATAGTTAGGAATTCTCGAATTCAACTAATGAAGTCGTTCAAGATTAGTTTTGTTCAAAAATACTAATGTGTTGGATATGATGCTACTAACCCTTTTTCCAAAGAGCTGAACCTATCCTTTTTAGAGTTTTTACTAATAACAAgttgtttttcaggtagaacatttgttattttattgGAGTTTTTGTTATGTTGgtgttttttcactttgttCAAGTCTTGGTTCTGTTCAGTCTCTTTGAGAATAATGCTGTTCTCAGTTGAACTAGCACAATTCGAAATCACAATTTGCTTGCACTGTGGGTCATAACTGTTTCCCTCCAGTCTACTGTTGATACCAATATCATCTTTCACGACAGCTGGACTTCCAGCTTTGGTATCTTCATCAAGTCCAACATTCTCCTTTTCCTCATCACTTATTCCATCAGATCTCTCTCCTTCATCACCTGTAATCAAAACACAAaagatattaataataaaattcatcacgCACTTATTAAAATACGCTAAAATTAACCCCTTTCTTTCAAGTAATAGTATGTGGTTGCGCAATTAACTCCGCTAAATACAGTAATCTTGAATCGATATAGTCTACATTACAACACAAAATTTCTTCAATGACATGAAAATGCATTATCTCATTACCAAAGTTACTCTGTTGCTACAGCTTTGTGAACAAAATTCCCCGTTCTATCAAATATGGAAATAACTATTAAATACAATGTATGGTGGTGAATTAATTAACAGTATATGGTAATTCAGAGTCCTATATAATACAATATCTAGTCTTTGCAATATTGCAAAAGACGTTATGTACCTTGAAATTCGACTATCATGACTCTCTTTTCTCAAAATTCATAACTCGTATCAATCATACCATATCTATTAACGACTTCCTCTGAAATTATCAATGTGGATTTATTAATGTTAGCCGTAATATTATTTTAGGCCTATATATTGGGTGTCTAAGTTGTCTGTATTGCTTATGAATAGGTTGCGTACACTCAAGGGACATGTTCCTTTGAATGTAATGTAAAGGTACTAACTAAATAACTTTGCAAAAATGgtgttttaaattgaaatacagAGGGTCTCTTCCTCCTTCAAATCTCAGCTGGAGCTACTCACCTTTCTCGGCTGGAGACTCTTCTGCTTTCGGTCTAGTTCCAGACAATTGTTCACTTGAAGGGGAGGGAACTTTCAGtattctcaaattatttttcttcgTATTTTGTGAAACAATCGACTTTGATTCAAGTGCTGATGCATTGATGAGCGGTCTAGCGTCAATGGATATTGATATACTATCTTTGGATGcattatttccaatattattagatctgaaacaatgaaaaaagcattcacacatgtttcaatttttctactTTTTGAAGATATGAATGAAGTCCTGTTAACGGaaacatttatttgtattgataaatgaaaAGTAGccattgtaaatatttttaatggaaataGGTTGGACTAAGATACCATCTAACGAAAGCTCAgctaatatattttttcaaagtatcTACATAATGACTTTTTTCTAGTGAACTTAAGAGTAGGGATATCTTaattaaaatattagaaaataggTCTAAACCATTTTGGTTTTTCGTACGAACGTAATTATTAACATAGCCATCGGAAATATTGATATGAATGAACAATTTCTACTAGggtggtgtcatcagcaaacaataaGGCCCTTTCTTGCACACTGAGGTCGTTGATTCGTTCTTTCGTGCGTGTCAGGTAATCTATATGACAATTTTTTATGACAATATTTGAGTAGTAATCCACTGTTTTAACAGCTTCATCATTAAAGATGAAAATCTTTTCTCTCTTGTGCATTTTGGAGCAAGGAAAAGCATTGTAATAGGTGTTTGTATACACCACATTCGCAGTGCGGATCGTCAATCTGCTTCCAGGTTGTGCAGTTTTCTCTTGTGCATGCACATTCAGCTCTGGGGTGGTTCAGAGTCATCCACTTGTCATATGGCAGCTCTGCTCCTGAAGCTCAATGCCTGTAGCATCTGTACTCTCCTGCCACAGCTGAATCCTTTCCTTGGCGGCGGAAGAGTCCAGCACT
The genomic region above belongs to Nilaparvata lugens isolate BPH chromosome 5, ASM1435652v1, whole genome shotgun sequence and contains:
- the LOC111048449 gene encoding uncharacterized protein LOC111048449 — encoded protein: MTRKGKKFNSNAKNDKAVLLERSSGCLKCSKSVFLNENFDRWYRIRSECSFSNDEDFTSYLLDIVESKTKSNNIGNNASKDSISISIDARPLINASALESKSIVSQNTKKNNLRILKVPSPSSEQLSGTRPKAEESPAEKGDEGERSDGISDEEKENVGLDEDTKAGSPAVVKDDIGINSRLEGNSYDPQCKQIVISNCASSTENSIILKETEQNQDLNKVKKHQHNKNSNKITNVLPEKQLVISKNSKKDRFSSLEKGRKEETASDERPTITGRVDWRSNIDSGVPHRDALLPADGVDLKTEPSVDDDPTPLAMTIKVCGDCDSRHAQNSCPLRSPQSVVEDALSWEQYSGESDTSEARESDSCETRDVSFAHASLPSCLETRVTDSEHGLGVVTRQPVPAFTRFGPLVGRPIKQMEIPDDCSMKHVWEMLSDEAGTCAYVNTEGGNWVRWLRPAPSRDTRNLVAMQMADKLYFVTTTPLAAGQELLYWTSTQHHAAWVAKKITKTNCGGCNLQFAHTIYYHRHCSVFHDPNFSLTIRKYHCKICGLSVLGKENIMKHAANNHDGKGAYQCQFCKKFFLRLNYLEMHRTYGCSLNPHRTRPLCDYCGRKFCQPQKLKIHIKRMHSEISEVLKEFQCKRCLKILGSRAALQRHTKEVHHKAMLCSCTCDKCGKLFQNKSNLKIHMLTHSGIKPFKCQQNGCLAAFTTKQCLQLHYKKVHGYADNKMPTIERSVAYTFDAYAGERQDDQGDLDVTANASTDANSCCSSPAIDDGDMDDQQIEIEQVDDYRQYSSPHSVEEQEEELAGYDERLDPCDQERDEWVEEGVRVVSPDNTSQQPRDADPGFYRFAGDAKPESSNASLLVEAALDAAEKDIEMSFRGNKLSPDPLFPMLHGNVERMDAHRDVSKDYSMCHPGDQYGCASPAAVRAHPVSGYMLPERLQPHFELHLSPIDAYPEARGYDSQPRRPDESYSSSDDNDNAVQNLSVGLKHKSLQLDLHTGYKYDAQEERSDSFECEGVDMSRAGIYHHGFVSRYPHYSYAAHSADVLRVVNLSHSIDLSLASRGANHHHMMDAGLRGVSTPPPPPPPPPPPAYQNYPSPPPAAPYLATGSARVTHSPNISMYHHFSSY